Genomic segment of Centropristis striata isolate RG_2023a ecotype Rhode Island chromosome 21, C.striata_1.0, whole genome shotgun sequence:
TCAAGCTTCCCTCAGCCCTTGTAGTGCAGCGATCATATTTCTTCAAACTCAGAATGCTGAGTAACTCAATGCTAGCTCTAGAACATAGAACAGAGGAAATAACAGAACAGCTTGGGCCAAATTAAGTGAAATCTTAATACGACGAGAAGAATAGTGGCTGAGGAAATAATTACATCCTTGTTTCTGTTCTATTGTGCTAAACTCACTCAATATTTGTCTCTGATTGTCCTCTCCAGACTGTTCCTGCAGGTCTTCGCCGGCTCTGCCAGAGCTCTGACCGACGCCGAGACCAAGGCCTTCCTGAAGGCCGGTGACAGCGATGGTGACGGCATGATCGGATGCGACGGTAAGCCAACAAGAGGAACTTTATCTGAaattaaaacatacatacatgcaaagcCTTCAAAGATGTTGAAATAACACTTTCTTTGTCATCCTGCAGAGTTCGCTGCCATGGTCAAGGCATAAATGAAGAAAGCGACCAACATCTTACTTCACTAAAGGAACAACTTTGAGCCAAGACATATGCCTTCTatcttttctcctcttccctctcactctctctctctctgaaactCTCCACACCACTTTTATACAATTGACCTCTTAACCCCTGACTGTAAACTTACTGCACCCCCCTCTCTCTGTTCACCCCTTTGCTGTCCACGAGGAATGTACCTGACTAAGTGTATTAGCGTGGTTGcttgtgtctttctctctctctctctctctcacttctgTCCTCGTTTTACTATGTGAGTTTTGCTTACTGTGAGATCAGTGATGATGTACTTTTATGGGAAACGGACAGACGATGAGCCAACAATAAAGGTTCTTTTTCAATAAGTCTGACCCTGGTCTTCAGTATGCTTGTCAATCAGTAAACCAACAAAAAAGAAgctacagcagctcaagatttaaaaaaaaaaaaaaaaagaaaagataaaaggGACTAGgtgataaacaacaataaaactagattttaaaaaataaaatacaaatgaaaaaatacaatacaatacaaaataaaatacaaatgaaataaaataaaatagctatATACACtatacacaaacaaatcaaaacaaaaataaaaattgaaaggctatatatgatatgtatgattaaaaaaacaaatttaatggCTATGGCTAAATATGgtgacaaaaacatgaataaagtgGCTATAAACAAAATAggctataaataaaaatagttttatatacaatatgcatgataaaacaagacaaaaatacaagtacaataattatatccactatatatatgataaaaacatgaatacaaTTTCTATTAACACTATATATAAGGGGGGAAAAACaggcaaacataaaaaaagttagATACACAAAATAAGTGGCTATATACAAGGTAAATACAAGAATAAAATAGCTATTTACACTATACTACACTTCGTCTCATGCttaatcaattctatttttcatttgtaAGAGGAAGAATGTGTTATTTCTATCAAAAGTCACATATTCTCACCTTGACCTTTCACAGTGGGACTTGGAGGTTTCAAACAGCTGTGGTGATGTAATgctaaatacaaataatacaagaTTTTAACCATTAATCTAGTCTTTTATGCACAAACATACCCGCACGCAAACGCCTCCTGCCCTACTTAATCCAGCTTTCATCTCATACAGCATGTGGAACTTAATTCCCCCACATGTCATGACCCAAGTCAACATAACAATAATGCATTGGCGGCAAGCGGCCACAAGGTGGCGCCTCTGATCTGGTTAAAGATACTTGATGGTTTCCCATTGCAAACCTGGAGGCTTGGAAATACCGTTTGGGGAGGTTTAGCCTTCCCCTGCAAAGTGTCACCAAAAGAGTCGTGCCAACCAGAAAGAGatgaacacaaagaaacatacaACTATTTATAAGAAGCAAAAAAATTAGAGAATTACTACaaggagagacaaagagacccACAATGACTAccaaaaggggcaaaacaaccacacaaaaaaacacatattgacAACAGAGTTACACATActgactgcaaagagacacataaagactacaaagagacacaaaaccactgagaggtgcaaaaagactacaaagagacacaaaacaactaaaaaagatgcaaaaagactacacttagacacaaaactacaacaaagagacataaaataacaacaaagagacacaaaacaactacatacaaaagaATACCCAAAGACTatgaaaaggggaaaaacaatcacaaatcacataatgacaataaagagacacaaaacaactggaaaaaagacacataacaacaacaaaaagatgcaaaacagctacaaaaagtcacaaaaagaaTACTCACAATGATTATATAACCAGAAcaaccacaaaacacacaatgacaacaaagagacacaaaacaatctaAATGACAAACTATGActccaaagagacaaaaatcaactacaaagagaagcAAAAAGTCTAAAAAGAGACCCAATATGactgcagagagacacacaaaagctacaaagagatgcacaaTGATTACAAAGAGGATGACATCTATGTTTCTTTCTCCATTATCTCATAATCCACCCATAATTTTACAGGTTCATGACACTCACAAAGTGTAAAGTCAGAGCTTGGCTGCATGTGATACTTTTAAGTGTAATGAGATTTATTCCCCTGGTTCTCGTTACAAAGCGAAACCCTCCCCTCTCTGTTGATGCCATTACTGCTGACTGGACTCACAGCAGAGGCTGCTGTGTCAGATGCTTCGAGAGGATTCCCTCTGCAGACACATACTCATCAGTTTACAGTGGCCAGTTGTCATGGTGACCAGGTTCAAACCTTAAAAGCCCAATTAAAAATTCAGTCCCAAACCAACCCCCAGCTTAAGATAGGTCCGGTTTGTATCTCAATACATAAGACTGACCAGTGTCCAACCCTTGTTAAATGTAAGTCAATGATTTTAGTGAAATGTTTCTTACATGgaaatacttttaatttttataatgGGTAAAACTGTCTACTCCAATTATTTTAAAGGGGCAGAtcacaaatatacattttttctcttgttcctgtttttttttatttattagtctaaATGGTTTTAATGTGAGTGAAAATCAATCATTGAGTTGTCTGCCTTTGCTCCTATGTAATGtgacaaaaagaaataaaataataataataataataataataataataataataataataaaaataataataataataataataatggagagaaaaaatatgtcTTTCCAGAGATCAATGTTTCAAGTTTCATGTTGGAACTACTTTTTTTCTAGTGTTGAAGAAAGTTTGTAATTGATCATCAAAATTGTAATAGATTACTACTTTAAAGTACAATTAATACCTTTCAAGCTCTTAAGCAGGCTTATGAGTAAATAAATTACACCCACAAACCCAGTGTGAAGGTGAGGTTTGGAGACCTCTCAGTGTGATACATAATTTAAGATGAGGATAAAAATCTCCTGGTGAGTCataagtataaagctgccaggaacccaaaatacaaacaaaagacacaggtgtctatggaaatgtaccatttttattttatttttaccatttatacacacaaaaacagcagaaaaaataataaataataaaactacaaaacagtctgtttgcatgtaaattaaaaatagtaatagttttcattctagaaagaaaattcacaatttaaaaatggtctagaaacataaacggcacactgtgaaagctcctatgattgcacttttaactggctttctcagcttgtctacatatcatatataaataaagttatcactgtaaataaaacatgtgtattttcaataaatagatggactccagagttAAATTTGTCATGCCtgtaaacatgcacacatgcacctgCAGAGAGAGGACGGAGAGTCAAGTCAGgtcaagtatagtttatttgtctcaacttgggcaatttgtttgcagtctaggtgtataaaatacatttaaaaaaaaaccaatacattccaacacacatacatacaacagaccacagcctcattatatatatatatatatatatatatatatatatatatatatatatatatatatatatatataacaagtgCAACAGAGGCAATTCCAGGTGAAGTGTCAACCACATAAGTCCCCAACCTCAAAATCAACAACATCATCCTCATCGTCAATATGaaactcatcatcatcatcatcatcacaatcagcATCGACATCATCGTTCAACCAGgttcagagagagaagaagatgtGGCACAGTGGAGAAGTTGATTGGCCAAAAAGCAGAGTTGTATGACAGTGTGGCTGCAGCGGATATACACGTGGAGGTTAATTGGGCAGGTGAGCAGGTTGAGGAACACGAGAAGGAGGCGGCTGGCTGCGGGAACATTTGATCCGCAGACAGGTTGGAAACTCAAGCGTCCTTCGGCGCACCCAGCGGGCGTATTTAAGAGTGAGCCAGCTGTCAGCGGGCACCACAAAGccttatctctctctctgctgctgctgctgctgctgctgctttggaCCTGGACGGAGAGGAAACCGAGCCAACAGCGGTGAGTCCCACAGCTGCCCGGGGGGAACACAGGTGTGGGCCAGGTGTGCAACCTGCCTGCTCTGTGGGACTTGGCGGGAAGCGGAGCTAGCGGCGGAAACACAgcctttattctttattttcttcaactttttctttttgtacgATTTAGAAATACTTAGCCTCGTCTGAAGTTCTTCTTcggtacactgaaaaaaaaaaatattatttcaatcatttatataaattctacaaagaaataccaATTCAGTGcgtttactttaaaatagcagtttttcatgtagtgcattacttagtgattgtttgttattatgtgtcctcagttttgtatgtaaattgaatcatttgttccaagtaatattcactaaaccagttcattggcttaattagttgatatttccaagtaaaatgtaattgaggaacatcagtgaatctgcagtttacttgtgtattttcatttttttaaaagtggttgtattaaataaatattacttagaaacagcctgagtaaagatcacatcactttctgtgtggaaaaaagtgtctagctttttttaagtaaatgtcactccaaatTTTTCAGTGTAGCTAACTAACAGAAGTAGAATGGGCCTCGACTAACAGGACAAGTTTAACAAAATTTTGACTCTAAAAGATTTTCTTAAGCTGTTACGTCAATAATAAGATTTGTTTTAGCTCATTAAGTATGCACTCCTATACGTTTGAACTCCTCAGACTTTAAGGGACTGTACTAAAATTATTTGAAGGGTTACAAAGGGTCATAAACGTTAAACGGCAATTTTAATTATTGCTGGAGTCTGTTTTTGTCTGGATAGTAGAGGAGGATGTTTCAACTTTTTTGATGctagattttatttttgttttcatttttttattaattataggGCAACATTTTTCGGATATCATCTGAATCATTTTTAGGAAAATAGACCAAATATTTAAAACTAGTGGTGTCAGGATTATAATTTTTAACCAGAAATCGGACTAAATGAGCATTCagttttaaatatcaaaatctaTAGCAGGGTCTGTGATCATTTTAGTTCGACCATATGGGACTAGTGTGGTACATTACAGTTTTATATAATACTTAATAGTATAAAGTCTATTTTTATAAAGAAGAATTTAATTTATCAGGGCATAAAACCAATGATATGTTGATCTTTACAAATTGAGATTCAGTGTCACAGCTTTAAGTGCTGAAAACAAAAGGGTTTAAATCAAAACTtttatagaatttttttttttatagaattacaacgttaaaaaagtaaaagttaaaaCATTAGCTTCACCCTTCCTTCCCACACCAATAATTTTTGAACAGTCCCTAAGTGCCAATTATCTTGCACAGCTCAGTCAATCCAATTAAGCAGTTCCAGGGCAGCAAATAGTCTCAGTCATTAGGAGGCAGCCTGGGGAAATCAAACTAGGCAGCTTGACGAATCAGACATAGATCATGCCacaattattttacatatatgAAATGGAATACATGAAAATGCTCAGGCAGCGTAGTTTTTTTGAATATGCCAAAATCCATGTACATTGGgattttactgatttttttctgacatCTTGAACATATTTGCCGAACAATCATGACTGGAGTTTTGATGGGATCATGATATTAACCTAGATACATCtgcaaataccaaaaaaagttaaTCCAGCacgacacaaaatcacaaaggcTGAAGTAGGTGAAGAAGATGTGTGTCTGAaagagagtgtttgtgtgtgtgtgtgtgtgtgtgtgtgtgtgtgtgaataatttACAGAGCTTTTCTTTGACCCTACAGGACCAGCATGTCGCTCACCTCCATTCTTTCAGCTGAGGCCATTGAAAATGCTGTCAAGGACTGTCAAGGTAGccactctacacacacacacacacacaaacacacacttacaaacAAGCCCAGTCCTACAATAGGGCACTTTCACACTGAAATTCACACCTAATTATGGTAAAAATTCACAATAATCCTGAATAATCCAGTCGGCCTAATCATAATCTGTGTTGCATTCAGTCACTCTCGGATCTTCAAAGCATAATCTTCTCTGCGGCTGCATTGTTCTCAATTTTGGACAGTATCCTCTCCACTAAATTCAAATAAAGCTTTAAGTAAATTTGAAAAAGGTTTTCAATCATCTTGTCTGTTTTAGCAGAGGCTTGTTGTCTACTgaacttaaaagaaaaaaaaaacagaggtggAAAATCTCCCACCTGGACAACAGCCACATGCTGCTTTAATCTCACATCAGCTTCCAACATGCTGAACCTTGTGTGTCAGCTCTAACCCCAGTTTTGCTTTTGTAATATATATGTGTCCAGCGCCGGAGTCCTTCTGCCACAAAAAGTTCTTCCAGCTGTGTGGCTTGTCCTCAAAGACGCCCCAGGAAATCAAAGATGTCTTCCAGATCCTCGATGAGGACAACAGCGGCTTCATCGAAGAGTCTGAGCTCAAGTGTGTAAAAAATTATATtcaaccctcctgttatgttcgatATTTCAGGAAAAGCAATAACCATGGGCATTTATAGTTACCTAAATGTCCAGAAACTTAAAATTCCCaa
This window contains:
- the pvalb9 gene encoding parvalbumin 9: MSLTSILSAEAIENAVKDCQAPESFCHKKFFQLCGLSSKTPQEIKDVFQILDEDNSGFIEESELKFFLQRFVPGARTLSPAETKSFISAADDDSDGRIGVEEFQTMVLS